From the Acidobacteriota bacterium genome, the window TCGTCGAGTTCGAGGAGAAACCGCAGACGCGCGAGGGGTGGATCAACGGCGGGTTCTTCGTGTTCGAGCCCGGGGTCTTCGACTACCTCGACGAGGAGAGCCCGCTCGAGCGGGGACCGCTCGAGCGGCTGGCCGAAGCCGGCGAGCTGATGGCGTTCCGCCACGACGGGTTCTGGCAGCCCATGGACACCTTGCGCGACAAACAGCACTTGGAGGCGTTGTGGAGGACCGGAGCAGCCCCGTGGACGCAGGTCAGACGTCGGTCTGGCGATCGCGCCGCGTCTTCGTAACAGGCGCGTCGGGCCTGCTCGGGTCGGCCCTCGTGGCCGAGCTCGTGGCGCGGGGCGCCGACGTCACGGTGCTGCTGCGCGACTGGGTGCCCGCGAGCCGATTGCTGCAGTCAGGACTCACCGCGTCGGCCAACGTGGTCGGCGGCGACCTGCTCGACCTCCCGCTGCTCGTGCGCGCCCTGAACGAGTACGAGATCGACACGGTCTTCCACCTCGGGGCGCAGACCATCGTCGGCACCGCGGCCCGGTCGCCGATCTCCACCTTCGAGTCGAACGTGCGCGGCACCTGGCAGCTGCTCGAGGCCTGCCGCCAGAACGCGCGACTCGTGCGACGCGTGATCGTGGCGTCGAGCGACAAGGCCTACGGCGCGCACGACCGGCTGCCGTATACCGAGGACACGCCGCTCGTCGGGCGCTTCCCCTACGACGTGTCGAAGTCGTGTGCCGACCTGATCGCCCTCTCGTACTTCCACACGTACCGGACGCCGGTCGTCGTGACCCGCTGCGGCAACCTGTGGGGGCCGGGCGACCTGAACTACAGCCGCC encodes:
- a CDS encoding GDP-mannose 4,6-dehydratase, which codes for MDAGQTSVWRSRRVFVTGASGLLGSALVAELVARGADVTVLLRDWVPASRLLQSGLTASANVVGGDLLDLPLLVRALNEYEIDTVFHLGAQTIVGTAARSPISTFESNVRGTWQLLEACRQNARLVRRVIVASSDKAYGAHDRLPYTEDTPLVGRFPYDVSKSCADLIALSYFHTYRTPVVVTRCGNLWGPGDLNYSRLIPGTIRSALLDEPPIIRSDGTFRRDYFYVRDAVGAYLTLAERMENGACAGEAFNFGNERPYTVIEVVETILAAMGKSHLAPVILNEASEEIPNQFLDCGKARRELGWAPAYSFEAGLEETVPWYRAQLRLPA